In a genomic window of Magnolia sinica isolate HGM2019 chromosome 14, MsV1, whole genome shotgun sequence:
- the LOC131225683 gene encoding pectinesterase-like: MASITISSLSILSLLFFLSFSQSLADIAPSVPVVPSTACNATHDPNFCKSILPSNGSSNLFDYGRFCVRRSLSTARKFSALVDGYLKRRSSLTNTAIQALEDCQLLSELNADFLVNAAAALDSGNSLLDKQTGYVEALLSAILTNQQTCLDGLQATSSAWSIRNNLATPLSNSTRLFSVSLALFTRAWGRTKKRGRQQSGRKLMFSEIEIPRDGRLPLRMSETNRQLFESRSGRKLLQTGTDTVLVRDIVTVSKDGSGNFTTINDAVAAAPSNTDISDGYFLIYIKGGVYEEYVSVNKTKKNLMMIGDGINQTVITGNRSVVDGSTTFNSATLAVVGQGFVAINITIRNTAGAVKHQAVALRNGADLSVFYSCSFEAYQDTLYTHSLRQFYRNCDIYGTVDFIFGNAAVLFQNCNIYPRLPMQGQTNVVTAQGRTDPNQNTGISIHNCKVIAAAELASSGGSTKTYLGRPWKEYSRTVYIQSFLDGLIDPTGWLPWSGDFALSTLYYAEYNNSGPGSGTGSRVPWPGYHVINASDASNFTVSNFLLGDNWIPSSGVPFTGSLL, translated from the exons ATGGCTTCCATTACCATTTCATCTCTCTCCATCTTgtctctcctcttcttcctctctttctctcaatctCTAGCTGACATAGCTCCGTCAGTCCCAGTCGTCCCAAGCACTGCATGCAATGCAACACACGACCCCAACTTCTGCAAATCCATCCTCCCATCCAATGGATCCTCCAACCTCTTTGACTATGGCCGCTTCTGCGTCCGTCGCTCACTTTCAACAGCAAGGAAGTTTTCTGCCTTGGTTGATGGATATCTCAAACGCCGGTCATCTTTAACAAATACAGCCATTCAAGCACTTGAAGATTGCCAGCTACTATCTGAACTCAATGCAGATTTCTTGGTGAATGCTGCAGCAGCACTTGATTCTGGTAATAGTCTTCTTGATAAGCAGACGGGCTATGTGGAGGCATTACTAAGTGCGATTCTTACTAATCAGCAGACATGCTTAGATGGCCTTCAAGCGACTTCGTCAGCTTGGAGTATCAGAAATAATCTCGCTACTCCGCTCTCTAACAGCACTCGGCTTTTTAGCGTTTCTCTTGCGTTATTCACACGTGCATGGGGACGTACTAAGAAGAGAGGGAGGCAGCAGTCGGGGAGGAAGCTCATGTTCTCTGAGATTGAAATTCCACGAGATGGGCGGTTGCCTTTGAGAATGTCCGAGACAAACCGCCAGCTCTTTGAGTCGAGGAGCGGACGGAAGCTTCTCCAGACGGGGACGGATACTGTCTTGGTTAGAGATATTGTCACTGTTAGTAAAGATGGAAGTGGGAACTTCACTACCATCAAcgatgctgttgctgctgctccTAGCAATACTGATATCAGTGATGGGTACTTTCTGATTTATATCAAAGGTGGAGTGTATGAAGAGTACGTCTCTGTAAATAAGACGAAGAAGAACTTGATGATGATAGGAGATGGAATCAACCAGACTGTGATTACAGGAAATAGGAGCGTTGTTGATGGATCGACTACTTTCAATTCGGCTACCTTGG CTGTGGTTGGACAAGGATTCGTAGCCATAAACATAACAATCCGCAACACCGCCGGCGCTGTCAAGCACCAGGCAGTGGCCCTCCGAAATGGGGCGGACCTTTCGGTGTTCTACAGTTGCAGTTTTGAGGCTTACCAAGACACCTTATATACTCATTCCCTCAGGCAATTCTACAGAAATTGCGATATCTACGGGACTGTCGATTTTATCTTCGGAAACGCCGCAGTACTCTTTCAAAATTGCAACATCTACCCGAGGCTACCGATGCAGGGCCAGACCAATGTGGTCACAGCCCAAGGTCGAACTGACCCAAACCAAAATACAGGTATTTCAATCCATAACTGTAAGGTTATCGCAGCTGCCGAACTAGCATCGAGCGGTGGTTCTACTAAAACATATCTTGGGAGACCATGGAAGGAGTATTCAAGGACGGTATACATACAATCATTCCTCGACGGCTTAATAGATCCTACTGGTTGGCTACCGTGGTCCGGCGACTTCGCACTAAGTACTCTATACTACGCAGAGTACAACAACAGCGGGCCTGGATCGGGGACTGGCAGTAGAGTACCTTGGCCTGGGTATCATGTGATCAACGCCTCAGATGCCAGCAACTTCACCGTTTCGAACTTCCTGTTGGGGGATAATTGGATACCTTCATCAGGAGTGCCATTCACCGGCAGCTTACTGTAA